The following DNA comes from Apis cerana isolate GH-2021 linkage group LG14, AcerK_1.0, whole genome shotgun sequence.
TAGTCTCAGTCTTTTGCCACACTTTAGCTTGATAACATTTTGTAAtgagtaattataattatcatcgcAATCATTGTCTTCAGCAACATCgtcattattgttaaataatatttatggcCATACCTactttttgttctttctttctttttttttacactttcgtgattttattatatttataacgctTTTTATCTTTGTGAATTCTTTTACACTACCGATCGAGTCTAATGATAATATCGgaactttgaaataatataaagaatatttacaaatgaagtatcaaaattctttcttgaaataaataaaaaaataccgaatgatatatgatttctttatgattaaacaaaattaatgaatgtgaaataatcatttaatgatatatgacTGATTGatagaattcaattattaattaaaattacaaagttccttaattttataacatctaCTAACATTTCGTACACGTACTTATACATTGCGCGATTATTTTGGTATAAAATGTCCGTTCCTTAGtccacaataaataaaaagcgaGTTCTTTTAAACACGTCCATGCAACTGGttgtcaaataattttctaattacgaTAGTTGCTTCAGTGtaattctttgatatataCGTGTTTATATGTGATctacaaacatttaaaattcatcgaaataaCAGAGGAGAACAAATATTTCAGCACTCCTTctgtatgaaataatatgtatatatatatatatatatatatttttttttatatatatatatggctcATTAGATCACTGTCTTATAGATGCAGAAATATAGAATGCAGTCTTTTCCTTGTACATATATAGATTGTTTCCTCGAGAGCGTTAATGGCACTAATATAAGTTtgggatttttattttgtgcgGTAAGTGGTATTATCAAAATAGATAGTTGTTTTAACTATTTGTTACATAGTATAAGtacataatatagtataagaaATATGCgattatatcttgaaaaagtttatgaactatcataatattcattatttcgaaaactaCAAATCTTgctattcttaaaaaatcaatgtgaaattagaattattgtcgtaattatatataactgatTCTTTGGctttcgaggaaaaatatattttacgattctCTGACCGCTCACTATATTTCAGTATCTATATGAGAGTAATTcagaattactattttttatccgAAATACGTAACAAGCGGTTTATGAAATTTACGCgacataaaaattgataaaacgttttaaattttcttcttgaacATACGATAAATCatccttttcttttaacaGTTTGTTTGTccaatcattttttcatatcaccGCATGTCACAACTCTTAACAGTATGAAGATATCCTTAGAATGATACTTAAAGCTCTTACAACTTTTACAACACACTTGCATACAGAGAATAGTAATAGCTGGGGTTTTGGACTAGACGTGATGCGGTTGAAGATGAGGCAACCTGCTGGACGAGTTGGATCAGGATTTCATATTATTGGATTCATCAAGCCGCCTTTCTGTTCCTACagttaataaatttgtgaacTCCATTTCTAACAATTGTCGAGcctgttaaaatataatttttatttaatttatataatttaatttatacaatttaattatataaattttaatgtaatgtatttaacacttcattaaattataacatacTTGTGTGTTTTGGGTTGGAATTTGTAAAGCTAGAGCAAAACTATTTGCGTCGAAGCTTTCATCAAGGGCTATAAGAGCTCCATGTACACCAGATTCTAAGAGATTGTTCCCATATTCctagattatatttacatatccgagattatattttcttatatataatattcaaaataaaaaatttattaaatttagtatttaattaaataaaattaaaaataatgaattaattaaattaaaaaatttaaaaataaaattactttcagGCCGATAGATTGCACCCATCTTATAACGCGATCATTACTCCATACAAGAACATCAACATTAGCACCTTCTGCCATTcgtcttctttcttctaattGTTGcctatcataatttaatcgcTTTAAACATGAAATACCATATTGCAAACTTgttctgtaaaaataattaaaatttaaatcaagcatttaaatgattgaaataataaatttttatttcttaatcattACCTATGAAAACTATCAACCATCCTAAGTTGACCACGAAGGTCTTTTTTAGTAAGATGATCCAACATTCTAGCATCAACAAGGCACTCCATGAAAGTGGATCGATATTGAGGCAAACCGAGACTTGGAAGCCAAACATTACCAATCCATTCATGGTTCATATCTCCAAATGCTAACGTTGTGCGAGAAGTTTTTGGTGCTGATGGACTTGTAAGAGATACCATTTCTTGAATAGCTAATCGTAATTTCAATCGATGCAAAGGATTActaggaataaaaattattaaattgaatattaataattttttatcataatattctatcatattttacaaataatatattagtattataatagcaatatttataataaaaataatatgaattgtataattttattttgtacctTATACCAATTTCACGTTGAATCTCGGTATCACTAAGAGCACTCATTATGGCACCACTTTTGACATTTGCTCGACAAGCCGCAACATACCATGTCGGCATGCCTACCCAAAGCTCAAGCCAAGCCACTACTGTTGGCCCATTCCAGAGAGCAAACGGTGTTCCAGCTTTCATTGCTTCTGCCAAAAGTTCGTGCCGTGAAGAATCTAGCATACTTCCAAACATACTTggactaaaattaaattaatattataatatttattcagtaAATATtcggtaaatatttaaaatataaatgtattcttatcaattatatctatataccttttcttttttctgcgATCAAAATCACTTTTACTACCCATAGTTCCAGCTACAGAAACACTATCTCCATAATCAGGATCTGCAGGTGTACCTGCTCCTCCCATACCTGGTATATCTCCAGGCATTGGTGTATCTTTTCCTTTAATCTGTAATtaaatctctttctctcttatttctttagtaattaattattcagttATTATTgcatgttaattaaaatctgcatcaccttttcttttttgctgaAAAATCTACCAAGACTGCTTTTAATGCCTTTCTTCTTTTGAGCTGCAGCcactgctgctgctgttgctggaCTCATGGTAGATTGCATATGCAAATGTGAACTAGACAGTTGTCCAATTGGTAATCCAACACCAGACAAATTGTTTTTATGCAAACTGTCCTGGCTGCTATGTCGTGAGGACAATGGGGAAGGGGGAGTCCCAGAATTGAGTGCGCCGTTGTTATGTTGCCCATGCCTGCTGCATGGAGCGCTAatctaatttctatttctactcTAAATAATGCATTCTGGCCCATACACTATTcggtttttacttttttctatatacttctatatttcgtttatcatccaaaatattaaaattattttaaaattttttgaaaatacatcaccatcatcatcaaacaattgaaattaacaACAGGATTCATTAAACtgactaatttttaatatttaaaggaaTATATGTCAAATGTTTTTTACTGTTTAGTATGTTTTAATTTACGtgagataaaatatgattaaagaagaaatatgatTACTGAGCCAAGTGAATTGCATTACTTAAAAGATTTTAGCaacaataatgattatatataaatataagcacAAATACTATTTaactatgaataataataattttccattctaaaatatttaatattaataaaaataatattcctatTTGAATCAAATTAAAGCATTTAAGTTTTAATCTTACAATTCtattcaagatatttataaatataccaattaatatttattgcaagtGTTTAACTAAcacaaaaaaacaaacaaaaaaaaagaagcaatatctataattttagaagctcatggaaaaaaatactattacatcatattttgattaattatgtaaatatgacataatattatgtaaaagaatagatatttttttccagaaaCATCCAAAATGATTAACTATGTTCAataaaatagtgaaaaaagaattgtaataCCTACTCAGTATTACAGGCAAGGCATAAAAACCTGGAAATATAGCTGATCACTGCTTATGAGATGAGATTGCCATAATAAATACTGTTTAAAAACAAAGATATAGAAAGAccattttatctataaattttattaaaattattgtaatcatttattgaaataataaaatgattaattttatttattgaatctatctatatctttgtatctatttttttaaaaacaacctTATTCGCGTAGGAGATTCAGACGAGATGTTAATTCGATGCAATTCTCTTGGCTGCTTAAATTCCCTTGTTTGTTTGAGACAGCGATGTCTATCGTGAACTGGGCAGGCTTGAATGTACGATGAATGGAAGAAGCTAATATCAGTTTCTTCCAGGAACTCATTTCTATCAGATCTATCAGTCGGTTCATCCGTACCACTGTGCTCGAAAATTGAGGCTGTAGGCATGTATGTGATATCTTGCATactattcattaattatatgttttttatgataaaaaatcagttatagaatcattaaaatagaaacattaatacatgcaaaatataattataattatcaattttatttcttgcaaAAACCTAAGATCATCTTAGTAAATCCCTTTTTCCGAAAAAAGGTATAAAAAGGATCTGTTACCATCGATATCACTTAGGTCGACCTCAAAGTTGTTCATTTTGTTATGCCCACATAGGTCACTCAAATATGTCGTGCACAGCGGCATATGTTGTGGATTACATGCAGTACTACGATCTTTAATTAACCTGTGAGCAGGAAAACCACTGCTGGGAAATCCGGCTTGTCCAGTGCGTCTGGCAGCATAAACAACGCACAATACTAACTACTTACAATGTAATTAATGAATCTTTTTCAATCCCATCTCTATGTATGCAAGAACTTTgatgatttatatatcaatttcggtatataactatttaaacACTAAtcattattagtaaaaaaaatattattaaaaaaattaaaaaaaatatatttgcaacatTCAATACACACAAGAATcagcaaaataaaaagaaagaagaaaatataaattatagaaaaattttgaaatagtcCTCATTATAAGAGATGTGATTGTTAaagtattattcataattagtATTAtgcatgaaatattcattgctttcttataattcttatataatttataattattaaatctatgaaaaagtttgaaatttattaatatcgacaaattgaaaatttaaaataatttaagatatacCTTCTGAGCTCCTCTTGACTATGAGCAAGGACTTGTGCTACTCGTTCTAGCCTGATTGATCGAGCAGTTAATGGTGAAGCTGCATCGCTGCCACCACTTCCTGCACCACCAGTACTGTCTCTTTCACTCACTGAATGTAATTCTTCACCTGATAACTGCAACTATGACAAGAAATtacagtatataaaaattatgttgttttataaaaatacaattaaataataacaaaaataattgtaatcataattatttacctGGCTCGCAGGAAGAGATTCTGAAAGTTGACCTGGACTAGCTAAAGAAGCAGCATATTGGTGAAGATGCGCTGGAGACATTGATGCCGGTGCCTTTAAATagacaaaaatattcatataaatttaaaattattaagaattataaaataaacagaaCTTACAGtatgatatttatgtaaataatctcTATTTGGACTATGATGTGATTTTGGAGTGGATCGTCCACTTAATGGTGGAGATGCACGTTCAAGACTTCGTCCTCTCgctaataaattcatatgttCAAGACTACCAACTCGGGACTCTAATTCTTCAGCTCGTGCTTCGgtactttgtttttcttccttcATCAAAAGCATACTTTGatacataaaatacataagtcgtagtataataaaaaatgtttaattacctggattaatctaatttcattattaattgcatCTAACTGTTCTTGTAACATTAGTGCTAATGTTTGAGCATCTGTATGTCCTGTAGGACTAATTACATCAGCTGCACAACTAAACAAACTTTCATTATCTCCATCACCTTCTGCATCACTAGACACATCAAATGCTTGTTGCACATTTGCAAGAACATGTGCTTGTTGTAACTTTTCCCATTCTTGTTCCGCTAATGTACGTGCTAcataattctgaaaaaattgaaaaacatattattttattatatacatttttatatatattattatatacattatatattcatatattcatattatatcatatatatttaatcttctaTATACTAAAGATACCTTTGATGGATCTTCTTCGATTGCAGGCCGTTTACCCGTTCTTCTTGGTAAAGAATGAGTATCAAAACTACTATGACTTGCACTTCTAGAAAAGGAACCTGGATCTACTGCATTTGGAGATAAACTTCTAGTTAAAGCATCAGtttgttgaatattaaatgcGATTTCCTGCTGAAGCATCTGTCTTTTTAcattatcaatttctaaaCGAGCTTTTCCTAATTCTTTAACTATGTCAGCCTTTTCATTTTGAAGATCTTCTGCAATTTTCCTAGTCTTTTCCAATTCTTGTGTAAgtgcatttttttcttctaatgcgtgcattctttcttttaaatgtaCTTGTAATCTTTCAttagattctaaaaaaataaatcaaaattaataaatataagaataattttttttattaattataattattttaagtaatatttgtataaattaccCGACAAAAGTTTATCAACAGTTGTACTAAGTCGCGTATTATGTTCTTCGTTCATCTTAAGTCGTTGATTAACACGCATcacttctgcatttttttcttcaagttGCGTTTCCAACCTCTGTATTCTATCCTCTGCACTTCCGTGTCTTTCTTGAGCctgcttattaaatatttcatacaattaaaatcgatGCTTACAAAcatcaaatttaaaactaaattcataaaagtatatttatttaatcgttctttatttcaaatatggataatatttcaataaatttaataagtaaagCTAAATTGgattgaagaataaatatatatctaacaaATATATCTACAAAAACGTGAGCACTAAACTACAATTATTGATaagctttgaaaataataacattgatTGCTATATTCAGCATATTTagtgttaaaataaaagtttaataaaaataaattatttttaaagccaatttttacctttataattaacatttgatTATCagcatattatatttcataactttagaagaaataaaaaaaaaaatcttgaatatttattgtttgtgTAATAAAGTAACCATAGCCaatgataaaaaacataagagaaaaatattgaaaagttcAAAGGCTACTTTAAGGAAAGATATTGAAGAGCAAGCATTCTAGATATAGATACATTTAAAAGCAGGAAGTATTGATAGAAGTGCAGaggaataagaaaagaataaactgATGATACAACGATTTAATTCCTCTGCGTACCTGGTTGGGCCTCCTCACCTGCGTCAGAGCCTCCATTCTTTGCTTTAATTGCTCTTCCATTTCTGGTAACTTAGCATATTGGGCTAATTTTTGCTCTGCAAGTTCTAATTTCTCCTGTATTGCtgctattttttcttcttggagctaaaaaatatttaaataataaattgcataaaaatatataataataaatatatttatataaataaattaatataaataaattaaatttatataaattgtaaataattaatatataatatatatatattatataatattatataatatataataatatataattgttaaaaaaacaagaaaataattacctTTAATTGAGCCTTCTTATGTTGTAGCTCCTGttccaatttttcattgaGATCATGTAAACTAGTAGACTCTCGTTGAGCATTAAGATAACGTTTTTCAAGAGTTGCTATCCTCTCTTCTTGGTCCTCTTTTTGAGCAACATTTTCGCGCAAATCTCTTTGTAGTTTGACATTCGTTTCTTGTGTTTTCAAAAGATCTTTCTGAGTTTTGGACAAAGTTTCTTCCAATTCTGCTACTCGTCCACTTAATTCAGCTACTCGTCGCTGCCATGTGCTCAATTCTGAGCtctaaaataatcattatgatatattattaataaaagtcaATGTACTTAcacacatataaaaaaaatatcaaaaattattttttgcatatctataaatttatattaataatatatattatactgcAATAAGAcataattttctgtttttctgattttaacttttaaaatttgaaatattaatataatataaatatacatatatttaatctaaatatgtaagatagtaataaattgtaaGTGTGTTCTTATAttgtgtttttatatatatgaaatgtttTGTGTTAGTATatcacataaataattatgttatttataaattttgagaaaaaactCATTCTTACATACTAAATCATGCGAATATAGAACtcaaaacatatattattgatatattctaCAACATGCTATAGGCGTTAATGATAATATGACacatgaaatggaaaaataattttaattgtgcaacatagtattataaaattgatatatttttgttgatataattttattaatatatttttaaaaatctcacaatattataatagaaacaaaatatagaaacaaaaatttcaataatcatttcataaatCTCTATCATACtttctaatatctaataaacacagtataaaattaatttagaagacctcttattaatattatataaaaatgaaaacatttaataatataaaaaaataatttattattatgttttgacATGCAATAGAATTCTGACgtctctaatttttaattgaagaacatcaaatcataaaaagtatttctttTAAGTTCTATAAAGTTCCAAATCATTGcatgcaaaaaagaaaagataaaatgaaaaaaagtatattcgtTCTGCATCTCAAAAAATAAGCAATCAAATGTTTTATCGCATGAAATGTTCCATGGatccatttatttaatcaGTTGGAAATCAtacatactttaaaaaattcgttgtGATGCTTTTTCATACCTGCTTATCAAGAGTAGCTTGTAAATCTATTACGCGCGCTGCAGAATCTTGGTCCGTAGGATCGAGACTGCCATTGCTCAGTCTACTTTCAATCTCTGTTGACTTCTCCGTACCTAGTTTTTGTATTGActgctgttgttgttgctgttgctgttgtggttgttgttgctgttgttgttgctgctggcCTGCTGCCTGCTCAGTCTCATTCTGCCCGATCACAACACTACATTCAGAATGCCTCGCTCGCATTGCCTGTCCTGCATCGCCGCGCAATTCCCAACAACTACGTATCTATGCAGCTACGTGACTAAACCTCTACTGTATACGCTATTGCGAATGCATTCTTGTGGATGCAACGATCGAAATGAATGGCAAACAAATGATCAGTTTATCGGTACAGATTTGAACTCTGTTAAAAAATGATCATATGATTTCTTCtgatcgatatataaaatgttatgatttaaaattgaaattattataaaaaagaaaacttgaatgaaatatggaataaaataattgataataaattattgttttaaattgtgACATGtgagaattattaatgatcaAATGTGTTTATGatgatatagaatataattttttaatcgttaataagTCAAAGGCTAAAATCTGTGACCAATAACTTCGATTAATACTTAATGCCGAAATTAGAAGCGTTTCAcagatagaaagaaagagaacaaGAGGATCTGATGACGCAAAAAATGAACTTTATCACTCTATGTAAAACAATGTGACtaagtgaaatatattaaaaccatGAACATGCATAGTGAAAAGATTGcataaatacaattgacaACGTTCAAACATCtttcttcatatatattcatatatatatatatatatgaattttttatgtatgatGAAGTGATTGTGAAGTATGAGGGAACAGTGTACGTGAAATATTTGTGGAGTGCATTATGCATGGATGTGcagcaatataaaattattttttagctaCCTTATTCTGTTGTTGACTATCTTCCGTTTGTCCGTTTTCCTTGGGCCTATCTTCTATAGTTTTAGGCGCATGTCcacttaatttatattgttggaGCTGcaaatttattcatagattagaaatagtttattattagcaaattaaattttgatataattgtttcttaagaatatataagctATCTACCTCTTCTTTGGTAATAGCTAATTCTTCTTCCAAACTTGTATTTCTTTCTAATGCAACTCGTAATCGTTCACGTACCTGAAAATTGATCactattaaaaatctatttcttatgttctcattaattttcagtaaacaattattatggctttaattattatatcttgaaatatattatatgtatttttttcaaccgGTGAATCGTTGCATTTGATCATTTTACACAAATTTACAATTCACCATTCTTTTATTTGGTTCGCTAGAAATGCAACGAGTACCAGTTTCAGGGCTGAACAGGAATTGCGATTCCGTATCCTCCCTCAAGGTTGCCAATGTGTCAATGTCGTCAAACAATGGATCAGAAAGTTCTTACTTTCTCGTCTAAAGCTTTGTGGTGCTCAAACAGACTTTTTAAAGCTTTAAGCACTTCAACTTCGGACGATACTCCAGATTGTGCAGCGGCTTGCCTCTTCACTACAGTCATCCTAAGCGATCGTTCATGTCGGGAAACCAGACATTCCAGATGCTCGAGCAGAAGCTGCAACAGAATCGTCTTGATGAGCAATGTCGTAGACACAAGTATCAgcttaaatctataaaatgcaCTAATGGACTGTTCTACGTACACGAGTATTATTCCTCTCCGCTTTTAACTctgatatttcttcttctctttctagAATACTTTCGCGGGCTGCAGCAAGCTCTTTCGTCAATTGAGAGAAAtcctagaattaaaaattaaaaattactaattagacattaataaatttaattaaaactcataaaataatatcaaataataagatattatttttttaaataaaattaatggtaaaataaaaatatttaataacaagagaattaaaatattattatatataaatattaatattaaatgaataaaaagaattgctataaagaatatatattgataagtaagatattatattatattatattatattaataataaatttttcaaaatcatttttagcgattcaaaaaaaaaaatgaagatgtATTTTTGATTAGTTGCAATAAGATAGTATAAATAGTATAGATAAAGATAGTATAGATTGAacaaaaatagttattttaagttattatcAAGTGATCTTAAATCGCGTAGagttttgaagaaataaacatCAAAACGGTCCAGAGTCAGTCTCAGTGGGAATCTCGATAGGGAAACTACACTTTCACCTTTTTCATTCAGGCACGTTTTATATACGCCTTCGAACGTGTTACTTCCGCTCGACACTCCAGCAGAatgttaaatctttatttataaatgctaCTACGATCGATATGGCCTTCCCTGTTGAAATAACATTGATAGCTCCTATATACTTTAAAAGAGCAAACAAATTTATGTTTGTCTTTAACCCTGTCCTTGATTTTTGCAACTTTTGCAACTTTTGTAgaacttgaaataattattgatatttaaaaaagtatatagttatatcttaaaaatgaaaaagaaaattcaaaaaatatataatttcaatttaacgtTATGCACATTGcacaattatattgaataattaactgAATCAATCAttacattttgatatattatatttttatattcaaatataaaatattttgaaaaatgcataaaaaaattgataaagaatcaattaaaatctataaagtAAAACGTTTCATGTCAGAAAAACATATGATAATATCATTGTACgaaaataaacatttgatTTTCAACTTAATTGCTATTCatcgattaatatattgaCAGAATAAGCAATGCAATTTCTGTTCAtccaaatatttaacatttaaagatttaaagataaatgatcatttgttaataaatgattatttgttAACAAGTCAATGATTTGTCTAAATCGATTCATTCAGATcttcataaagaaaaagagaaatcataatttttttcttttttctttcgtgcaacaaattgtaattaaaagaatataactttcaataaattatattaacaattaaaatgaatttttttatatctttatactagatgcatataattctatatattaagaCAAATctcatcaaaaaatatttaatacatttactctttacaattttattgatgATTAAGACGACGAATTTAATAtgtgcataattaaaaatgatataaataatataaattttccatagaaataatgataaataatgataatagatatataatgataatagacaatttttcgaatagaatacttgaaatgagaaaataatctCGGAAGAACACAAGaacaacagaaaaaattataaaattataaaagtttattataagttatataatctcaaaattaataaatcaaaaatttaattaaatttatctcgatCACTTTTGAAATGGATTATTTTGagttttctcaaaattttgttcttatgataatttaaaattagtcacttagaattaaaaattttctctcatttttattcattaattctcTGGTTTTTATCATTGCATTAAATAAAcgcaagaattatattttttctttcttcacatcagaaaagtaaattataatatcagaaTCAATGCTTTGATAAAGatcatacatttttaatacacTGTAATTGCATAATTCTCATAATATATTGCGCCATActcaaaataaatgcaaatgtaTATCtgcacataaatttaaattcaatcttaCGCATCACATTATACAATCGATATCGTGTAGAAATTATCATTGTTCTTATAGTGTATTCTCGACGACGACATCGTGAAGTAactataaaatcgataaatgcaCCGATCAGCATTCGGTCTACTATTTGccataatttctatttctttttttgattttttgcattttttaaaaggTAATTTGCATGagataattcgatttttaaatcttctttttttttttttgaaacaattgaatctaaaataaaaagaatataaattttaattttgtaagttAATGTTGATTCAAAGCtttcatttaaagaattaaaatataatagatataacatGACAAGATAaaacatgtttttttattgaaattcatttttaatttaaaattttatttcaatatgttttataaaatattgagaatgtatttttttagtattaatagcaagtttttgaaatataatagaaactttaaatatcgaaGTAAAGAAATA
Coding sequences within:
- the LOC108000652 gene encoding liprin-alpha-1 isoform X10, whose amino-acid sequence is MWNMMCDVMPTIAEDSISQRSSQYSGEDANFEQLMVSMLDERDKLVESLRENQERLQETEARLQEVEKERDSLNRQLNANIPQDFSQLTKELAAARESILEREEEISELKAERNNTRLLLEHLECLVSRHERSLRMTVVKRQAAAQSGVSSEVEVLKALKSLFEHHKALDEKVRERLRVALERNTSLEEELAITKEELQQYKLSGHAPKTIEDRPKENGQTEDSQQQNKNETEQAAGQQQQQQQQQPQQQQQQQQQSIQKLGTEKSTEIESRLSNGSLDPTDQDSAARVIDLQATLDKQSSELSTWQRRVAELSGRVAELEETLSKTQKDLLKTQETNVKLQRDLRENVAQKEDQEERIATLEKRYLNAQRESTSLHDLNEKLEQELQHKKAQLKLQEEKIAAIQEKLELAEQKLAQYAKLPEMEEQLKQRMEALTQAQERHGSAEDRIQRLETQLEEKNAEVMRVNQRLKMNEEHNTRLSTTVDKLLSESNERLQVHLKERMHALEEKNALTQELEKTRKIAEDLQNEKADIVKELGKARLEIDNVKRQMLQQEIAFNIQQTDALTRSLSPNAVDPGSFSRSASHSSFDTHSLPRRTGKRPAIEEDPSKNYVARTLAEQEWEKLQQAHVLANVQQAFDVSSDAEGDGDNESLFSCAADVISPTGHTDAQTLALMLQEQLDAINNEIRLIQEEKQSTEARAEELESRVGSLEHMNLLARGRSLERASPPLSGRSTPKSHHSPNRDYLHKYHTAPASMSPAHLHQYAASLASPGQLSESLPASQLQLSGEELHSVSERDSTGGAGSGGSDAASPLTARSIRLERVAQVLAHSQEELRRHGQHNNGALNSGTPPSPLSSRHSSQDSLHKNNLSGVGLPIGQLSSSHLHMQSTMSPATAAAVAAAQKKKGIKSSLGRFFSKKEKIKGKDTPMPGDIPGMGGAGTPADPDYGDSVSVAGTMGSKSDFDRRKKKSPSMFGSMLDSSRHELLAEAMKAGTPFALWNGPTVVAWLELWVGMPTWYVAACRANVKSGAIMSALSDTEIQREIGISNPLHRLKLRLAIQEMVSLTSPSAPKTSRTTLAFGDMNHEWIGNVWLPSLGLPQYRSTFMECLVDARMLDHLTKKDLRGQLRMVDSFHRTSLQYGISCLKRLNYDRQQLEERRRMAEGANVDVLVWSNDRVIRWVQSIGLKEYGNNLLESGVHGALIALDESFDANSFALALQIPTQNTQARQLLEMEFTNLLTVGTERRLDESNNMKS
- the LOC108000652 gene encoding liprin-alpha-1 isoform X15; this encodes MWNMMCDVMPTIAEDSISQRSSQYSGEDANFEQLMVSMLDERDKLVESLRENQERLQETEARLQEVEKERDSLNRQLNANIPQDFSQLTKELAAARESILEREEEISELKAERNNTRLLLEHLECLVSRHERSLRMTVVKRQAAAQSGVSSEVEVLKALKSLFEHHKALDEKVRERLRVALERNTSLEEELAITKEELQQYKLSGHAPKTIEDRPKENGQTEDSQQQNKSSELSTWQRRVAELSGRVAELEETLSKTQKDLLKTQETNVKLQRDLRENVAQKEDQEERIATLEKRYLNAQRESTSLHDLNEKLEQELQHKKAQLKLQEEKIAAIQEKLELAEQKLAQYAKLPEMEEQLKQRMEALTQVRRPNQQAQERHGSAEDRIQRLETQLEEKNAEVMRVNQRLKMNEEHNTRLSTTVDKLLSESNERLQVHLKERMHALEEKNALTQELEKTRKIAEDLQNEKADIVKELGKARLEIDNVKRQMLQQEIAFNIQQTDALTRSLSPNAVDPGSFSRSASHSSFDTHSLPRRTGKRPAIEEDPSKNYVARTLAEQEWEKLQQAHVLANVQQAFDVSSDAEGDGDNESLFSCAADVISPTGHTDAQTLALMLQEQLDAINNEIRLIQEEKQSTEARAEELESRVGSLEHMNLLARGRSLERASPPLSGRSTPKSHHSPNRDYLHKYHTAPASMSPAHLHQYAASLASPGQLSESLPASQLQLSGEELHSVSERDSTGGAGSGGSDAASPLTARSIRLERVAQVLAHSQEELRRRTGQAGFPSSGFPAHRHGQHNNGALNSGTPPSPLSSRHSSQDSLHKNNLSGVGLPIGQLSSSHLHMQSTMSPATAAAVAAAQKKKGIKSSLGRFFSKKEKIKGKDTPMPGDIPGMGGAGTPADPDYGDSVSVAGTMGSKSDFDRRKKKSPSMFGSMLDSSRHELLAEAMKAGTPFALWNGPTVVAWLELWVGMPTWYVAACRANVKSGAIMSALSDTEIQREIGISNPLHRLKLRLAIQEMVSLTSPSAPKTSRTTLAFGDMNHEWIGNVWLPSLGLPQYRSTFMECLVDARMLDHLTKKDLRGQLRMVDSFHRTSLQYGISCLKRLNYDRQQLEERRRMAEGANVDVLVWSNDRVIRWVQSIGLKEYGNNLLESGVHGALIALDESFDANSFALALQIPTQNTQARQLLEMEFTNLLTVGTERRLDESNNMKS